A window from Drosophila nasuta strain 15112-1781.00 chromosome 3, ASM2355853v1, whole genome shotgun sequence encodes these proteins:
- the LOC132790889 gene encoding arylsulfatase B isoform X2 has translation MGSLKQFGLLLSVILWVVECQGATQSTKPNIIIILIDDMGFNDVSFHGSNQILTPNIDALAYNGIILNRHYVPNLCTPSRATLLTGKYPIHTGMQHFVQIPDEPWGLPLSERLMPQFFRDAGYATELIGKWHLGFWRQDLTPTMRGFDHHYGYYNGYIDYYDHTHHMLDKNYSSGVDFRRDLKRWHLDNGTYATEAFTNEARRVIQQHDRSRPLFMVLSHLAVHTGNEDQPMQAPPEEVAKFSHISDAKRRTYAGMVSSLDKSVGQTVRALSDRGMLNNSIVLLYSDNGAPTVGIHSNSGSNYPYRGQKESPWEGGIRSAGAIWSPLLEQRGYVSNQVIHAIDWLPTLASAAGVQLPANLPLDGVNMWPSLSGNLEPQSRRLLHVMDDIFGYSSYMRDNLKYVNGSSFEGRYDNWLGDLPAEEDDPLSAYYAQHVLSSEVQQVLGTRSLTNDRIEQLRADATHRCPSNEQNFTQSIYLCQPLEAPCFFNLAKDPCERYNLANLYPLQLQLLEQEVQQFRINAIDSVRVNTPDLRANPAFHGGYWEWWNDTTITAGSGGSKWNIFNWLPWKRQ, from the exons ATGGGGTCACTGAAGCAGTTTGGTTTACTGCTGAGTGTGATCCTTTGGGTTGTAGAATGTCAAGGAGCAACGCAGTCCACAAAGCCAAATATTATAATCATACTCATTGATGATATG gGCTTCAATGATGTAAGTTTCCATGGATCAAATCAAATTCTTACGCCCAACATCGATGCTTTGGCATATAATGGCATTATATTGAATCGTCATTATGTGCCCAATCTCTGCACACCTTCGAGAGCAACGCTGCTCACTGGAAAGTATCCCATACACACAG GCATGCAACACTTTGTGCAGATACCCGATGAACCTTGGGGTCTTCCCTTGAGTGAGCGTCTCATGCCGCAGTTTTTCCGGGATGCAGGTTACGCCACGGAGTTGATTGGCAAATGGCATTTGGGTTTCTGGCGTCAGGATCTGACGCCTACAATGCGTGGCTTTGATCATCACTATGGCTACTATAATGGCTACATCGATTACTATGATCACACGCATCACATGCTGGACAAGAACTATTCTTCAGGTGTGGATTTCCGTCGGGATCTTAAGCGTTGGCACCTCGATAATGGGACTTATGCCACAGAGGCATTCACAAACGAAGCACGACGTGTGATCCAGCAGCATGATCGCAGTCGTCCGCTGTTCATGGTCCTCAGTCATCTGGCTGTGCACACGGGCAACGAGGATCAACCGATGCAGGCGCCTCCTGAGGAGGTGGCAAAGTTCTCTCACATCTCCGATGCTAAGAGACGCACTTATGCGG GTATGGTTTCCAGTCTGGATAAGAGCGTGGGACAAACAGTGCGCGCTCTGTCAGATCGTGGAATGCTCAACAACAGCATTGTGCTGCTCTACTCGGACAACGGCGCACCCACAGTGGGCATTCACTCGAACTCTGGCTCCAATTATCCCTATCGTGGC CAAAAGGAATCTCCCTGGGAAGGTGGCATACGTTCAGCCGGCGCCATCTGGAGTCCATTGTTAGAGCAACGTGGCTACGTCTCCAATCAAGTGATCCATGCCATCGACTGGCTGCCAACTTTGGCATCTGCTGCGGGAGTTCAGCTTCCCGCCAACCTGCCGCTGGATGGTGTCAACATGTGGCCATCTTTGAGTGGCAATTTAGAGCCGCAGTCGCGGAGATTGCTGCATGTAATGGACGACATCTTTGGCTATTCTTCCTATATGCGTGATAACCTGAAGTACGTGAATGGCAGCAGCTTTGAGGGTCGCTATGACAACTGGCTGGGTGACTTGCCAGCTGAGGAGGATGATCCCCTCAGTGCCTACTATGCGCAACATGTGCTCTCCTCGGAGGTGCAACAGGTCCTGGGCACACGATCGCTGACCAACGATCGCATCGAACAGCTAAGGGCAGATGCCACACATCGTTGTCCCAGCAATGAACAGAATTTCACACAATCCATTTATCTGTGTCAGCCTCTTGAGGCGCCATGTTTCTTCAACCTGGCAAAGGATCCGTGTGAGCGTTATAACCTGGCCAATTTGTATCCTCTGCAACTGCAGTTACTCGAGCAGGAAGTGCAACAGTTTCGCATCAATGCCATCGATAGTGTTCGAGTAAATACGCCTGATTTGCGTGCCAATCCCGCGTTCCATGGCGGCTACTGGGAATGGTGGAATGACACGACAATCACAGCGGGATCTGGGGGATCCAAATGGAACATCTTCAATTGG CTTCCATGGAAACGACAATAA
- the LOC132790889 gene encoding arylsulfatase B isoform X1, protein MGSLKQFGLLLSVILWVVECQGATQSTKPNIIIILIDDMGFNDVSFHGSNQILTPNIDALAYNGIILNRHYVPNLCTPSRATLLTGKYPIHTGMQHFVQIPDEPWGLPLSERLMPQFFRDAGYATELIGKWHLGFWRQDLTPTMRGFDHHYGYYNGYIDYYDHTHHMLDKNYSSGVDFRRDLKRWHLDNGTYATEAFTNEARRVIQQHDRSRPLFMVLSHLAVHTGNEDQPMQAPPEEVAKFSHISDAKRRTYAGMVSSLDKSVGQTVRALSDRGMLNNSIVLLYSDNGAPTVGIHSNSGSNYPYRGQKESPWEGGIRSAGAIWSPLLEQRGYVSNQVIHAIDWLPTLASAAGVQLPANLPLDGVNMWPSLSGNLEPQSRRLLHVMDDIFGYSSYMRDNLKYVNGSSFEGRYDNWLGDLPAEEDDPLSAYYAQHVLSSEVQQVLGTRSLTNDRIEQLRADATHRCPSNEQNFTQSIYLCQPLEAPCFFNLAKDPCERYNLANLYPLQLQLLEQEVQQFRINAIDSVRVNTPDLRANPAFHGGYWEWWNDTTITAGSGGSKWNIFNWVWLSCLSCLHVAVKYAL, encoded by the exons ATGGGGTCACTGAAGCAGTTTGGTTTACTGCTGAGTGTGATCCTTTGGGTTGTAGAATGTCAAGGAGCAACGCAGTCCACAAAGCCAAATATTATAATCATACTCATTGATGATATG gGCTTCAATGATGTAAGTTTCCATGGATCAAATCAAATTCTTACGCCCAACATCGATGCTTTGGCATATAATGGCATTATATTGAATCGTCATTATGTGCCCAATCTCTGCACACCTTCGAGAGCAACGCTGCTCACTGGAAAGTATCCCATACACACAG GCATGCAACACTTTGTGCAGATACCCGATGAACCTTGGGGTCTTCCCTTGAGTGAGCGTCTCATGCCGCAGTTTTTCCGGGATGCAGGTTACGCCACGGAGTTGATTGGCAAATGGCATTTGGGTTTCTGGCGTCAGGATCTGACGCCTACAATGCGTGGCTTTGATCATCACTATGGCTACTATAATGGCTACATCGATTACTATGATCACACGCATCACATGCTGGACAAGAACTATTCTTCAGGTGTGGATTTCCGTCGGGATCTTAAGCGTTGGCACCTCGATAATGGGACTTATGCCACAGAGGCATTCACAAACGAAGCACGACGTGTGATCCAGCAGCATGATCGCAGTCGTCCGCTGTTCATGGTCCTCAGTCATCTGGCTGTGCACACGGGCAACGAGGATCAACCGATGCAGGCGCCTCCTGAGGAGGTGGCAAAGTTCTCTCACATCTCCGATGCTAAGAGACGCACTTATGCGG GTATGGTTTCCAGTCTGGATAAGAGCGTGGGACAAACAGTGCGCGCTCTGTCAGATCGTGGAATGCTCAACAACAGCATTGTGCTGCTCTACTCGGACAACGGCGCACCCACAGTGGGCATTCACTCGAACTCTGGCTCCAATTATCCCTATCGTGGC CAAAAGGAATCTCCCTGGGAAGGTGGCATACGTTCAGCCGGCGCCATCTGGAGTCCATTGTTAGAGCAACGTGGCTACGTCTCCAATCAAGTGATCCATGCCATCGACTGGCTGCCAACTTTGGCATCTGCTGCGGGAGTTCAGCTTCCCGCCAACCTGCCGCTGGATGGTGTCAACATGTGGCCATCTTTGAGTGGCAATTTAGAGCCGCAGTCGCGGAGATTGCTGCATGTAATGGACGACATCTTTGGCTATTCTTCCTATATGCGTGATAACCTGAAGTACGTGAATGGCAGCAGCTTTGAGGGTCGCTATGACAACTGGCTGGGTGACTTGCCAGCTGAGGAGGATGATCCCCTCAGTGCCTACTATGCGCAACATGTGCTCTCCTCGGAGGTGCAACAGGTCCTGGGCACACGATCGCTGACCAACGATCGCATCGAACAGCTAAGGGCAGATGCCACACATCGTTGTCCCAGCAATGAACAGAATTTCACACAATCCATTTATCTGTGTCAGCCTCTTGAGGCGCCATGTTTCTTCAACCTGGCAAAGGATCCGTGTGAGCGTTATAACCTGGCCAATTTGTATCCTCTGCAACTGCAGTTACTCGAGCAGGAAGTGCAACAGTTTCGCATCAATGCCATCGATAGTGTTCGAGTAAATACGCCTGATTTGCGTGCCAATCCCGCGTTCCATGGCGGCTACTGGGAATGGTGGAATGACACGACAATCACAGCGGGATCTGGGGGATCCAAATGGAACATCTTCAATTGGGTATGGCTCTCTTGTCTCTCTTGTTTACATGTTGCTGTAAAGTATGCTCTTTAG
- the LOC132790891 gene encoding CD151 antigen codes for MGFSSRMDCCGQFVKYSLFIANFVMFVGGAIVFCLTLWTLVDRSFVNELLGTNLFSGAVYVLLVTSVIICLVSFLGCVGAGKEVKCLLLTYFIIVALVFVTMLIGGVLGYVFRERVQQTMRQEMRSTMALYGGRREITQAWDLTQERLQCCGVDTWHDWNRYGPVPESCCQELFGGQRKECTIFPTITNLHNQGCLYVATNFIRDHAAVIGGTSIAVAILMIFGMIFSCLLFNMIE; via the exons ATGGGGTTCAGTTCGCGCATGGACTGCTGCGGGCAGTTCGTCAAATACAGTTTGTTTATTGCAAACTTTGTGATGTTT GTGGGCGGCGCCATTGTCTTTTGTCTGACACTGTGGACGCTGGTGGATCGCAGCTTTGTGAATGAGCTTTTGGGCACGAATCTGTTCTCTGGCGCTGTTTATGTGTTGCTTGTCACCTCGGTCATCATTTGCCTGGTCTCTTTCCTAGGTTGTGTGGGAGCCGGCAAGGAAGTCAAATGCTTGCTCTTAACG TATTTCATAATCGTAGCTTTGGTTTTCGTGACCATGCTAATTGGCGGTGTTTTGGGCTACGTGTTTCGAGAGCGAGTGCAGCAGACCATGCGACAG GAAATGCGATCAACCATGGCATTGTATGGCGGTCGCCGTGAGATTACACAGGCCTGGGACTTGACGCAGGAGCGTCTGCAGTGCTGCGGTGTCGACACCTGGCATGACTGGAATCGTTATGGCCCCGTGCCGGAGTCGTGCTGTCAGGAACTGTTTGGCGGACAGCGCAAGGAGTGCACCATCTTTCCCACCATCACGAATCTGCACAATCAGGGTTGTCTCTATGTGGCGACAAACTTCATCCGAGATCATGCGGCTGTCATTGGTGGCACATCCATAGCGGTGGCCATATTGATG ATCTTTGGCATGATATTCTCCTGTCTGCTATTCAATATGATAGAATAG